The window CCGGCGAGTTGCCTAAGCTCTAGCTCACCCAACTCCTCACTGCCGGCCAAAATTTGACCCTGCGAGCCCGGTTTTGGTACACTCAAAGTGCCAAGAGAGGCATCGACATGTGTTGATGCGAGCAGCTTGGCGGTGAGTCGCGACCGTGGCTCGCGTTGAGTGAGATCGATAGTTTTTTCCCGCCCTGATCGTGACTTTTGGCTGGCGCGAAAGAGCGGCCGGAGTCACCCGCCTTAACGCCCCGAACGATGTGGCGCTCGCGCGAGCGCCCACTACCCGACGCCTTGAGCGAGAACACGGGATGATGCTTCGCACTTGGGTCAGTGCGTTAGTCGTGTGTGGTTGGGCCGCCATGGGGTTTGCCGCCGATGCGGCGCCCACGGCCGAGCAGATTGAGTTCTTTGAAAAGAGCGTGCGGCCGGTGCTCTTGAATCGCTGCGCAAGCTGTCACGGCGTGGACGAACAGGAGGCGGGACTGCGGCTAGACACCAAGGCCGCGGCGCTCAAGGGAAGCACGGCGGGCGCCGTGATTGTGCCCGGCGATCCCGACAGGAGCCGGTTGCTGCACGTGGTGGGTTACACCGAAGACGTGCAGATGCCGCCGGATGAAAAGCTGCCGGAAGCGGAGATCGCGGCGCTACGCGAGTGGGTGAAGCAAGGGGCAGCGTGGCCGGGGGAAGCTGAACCAGCGGCGCCACCGCCCAAGGTGGAAGATAGCTCCAGCGCGATCGACGCGGCGCGGGCAAGCCACTGGGCATTTCAGCCAATCGCGCGGCCGGCGATACCCGCGGTGCGCGATGCGGGTTGGCCCAAGGGAGACATCGACACGTTCATTTTGGCCGAGTTGGAGAAGGCGGGGTTGGCGCCTTCGCCCGCCGCCAGTCGAGCGGTGTGGATTCGGCGGGCGACGTACGACCTGATTGGCTTGCCGCCCACGCGGGAGGAGATCGAAGCGTTTGAACACGACGGCGCCGCCGACGCGTATGAAAAGGTGGTCGATCGGCTGCTGACGTCGCCGCATTACGGCGAGCGCTGGGGGCGGCATTGGCTCGACGTGGCGCGCTACGCCGACACCAAGGGTTATGTCTTTACTGAGGATCCGCGGTTTCCTTATTCGTACACCTACCGCGACTATGTGGTGCGCTCGCTGAATGAGGATGTGCCGTACGATCGCTTTTTGCTGGAGCAACTAGCGGCGGATCAACTGGGACTGGGAGACGATCAGCGCGCCTTGGCGGGCATGGGCTTTTTGACGGTGGGCAGCCGCTTCATGCACAACATCCACGACATCATCGACGATCGGATCGATGTGGTATGCCGTGGCTTAATGGGACTGACAGTCACCTGCGCCCGCTGCCACGATCACAAGTTCGATCCGGTGCCGATGGCCGACTATTACTCGCTGTATGGTGTGTTCGCCAGTTCGGTCGAGCCGAGCGAAAAGCCGTTGGTGGCGATGCCGGAGGAGAACGAGGCGTATCTGAAGCATCAGGCCGAGGCGACCATGCGTCAGCAGGCGCTCGATGGTTATCTGGCAACCCACTTGGAGGAGCTGCGCTCCGGCGCGCGAACGCGGGTAGCGGAGTACCTGGCGAAGGCGATTGTGGGGGGCGCGACGCCGATCCCCGAAGGGGCCATGCTGTCGCTACAGCCCGACGAGCTTAAGCCGGGAGTGACGCAGCGCTGGCGCGATTATTTGGCGGAAACCGCCAAGGCGCCGCACGCCGTGTTTGCCCCCTGGCATGCGCTGGCGGCTTTGAAGCCGGAGGATTTCTTGACACAAGCGCCGGCGCTGGTGGCCAATTTGCCGACCGAGGTGGCCGGCGGCGCGCCGCCGGTCAATCGGCTGGTGAAAGACGCGCTGGTCAAAGGGCCGCTGGCCTCGATGACCGACGTGGCGCGCATCTACGGCGAGCTATTGGCCGCGATCGAAGGACAATGGCGCGAGGCGCAGCGGGTAGCGGCCAGCGCGGGCGGAGAACCGCTGAAAGCGTTGCCCGACCCCGCGTCTGAAGAACTGCGACAGGTGTTGTACGCCGACGGCGCGCCGTGCATGGTCGCTAAAGCGGACATTGAGAAACAGTACGATTTCTTTCTCGATCGCACCGTGGCCAACGAATACAACCGCTTGAAGCGCGAGCTGGAAGGTTGGAAGGCGCAATCGCCCGCCGAGCCGCCGCGCGCGATGACGCTCGTCGACCAACCGACGCCGCACGAGCCGCATATCTTTTTGCGCGGGAAGCCGGGACAGGCGGGCGAGATGGTGCCGCGGCAGTTTTTGCGAGTGCTGGCGGGGCCTGAGCGCAAGCCGTTTGAACATGGCAGCGGTCGATTGGATATGGCCCGGGCGATCGTTGCCGGGGACAATCCGCTGACCGCGCGGGTGATGGTCAACCGGGTATGGATGCATCATTTTGGCGCCCCGCTGGTGAATACGCCCAGCGATTTTGGGGTGCGCTGCGATCCGCCCAGCCATCCGGCGCTGCTGGATTATCTGGCGGCGACATTTCGCGACGATGGCTGGTCGCTCAAGCGGCTGCACCGGCGATTGATGTTGTCGGCCGTGTATCGCCAGTCGAGCGCGGGAAGCGCCGACAGTGAACAAGTCGACCCGGAGAACCGCTTGTATTGGCGGATGAACCGGCGGCGACTGGAGTTTGAGTCGGCGCGCGACAGCCTGCTGGCGGCAGCCGGTCGACTCGACCACGCCATTGGCGGCCGACCGGTTGCCTTGTCGCAGCAGCCGTACAGCACGCGAAGAACGATTTATGGGGTGATCGATCGTGGCGATCTGCCGGGACTATATCGCGCGTTCGATTTTGCCGCGCCCGACGCCACGACGCCGCAGCGGCCGCGGACCACCGTGCCGCAGCAAGCG is drawn from Pirellulales bacterium and contains these coding sequences:
- a CDS encoding PSD1 and planctomycete cytochrome C domain-containing protein, translated to MMLRTWVSALVVCGWAAMGFAADAAPTAEQIEFFEKSVRPVLLNRCASCHGVDEQEAGLRLDTKAAALKGSTAGAVIVPGDPDRSRLLHVVGYTEDVQMPPDEKLPEAEIAALREWVKQGAAWPGEAEPAAPPPKVEDSSSAIDAARASHWAFQPIARPAIPAVRDAGWPKGDIDTFILAELEKAGLAPSPAASRAVWIRRATYDLIGLPPTREEIEAFEHDGAADAYEKVVDRLLTSPHYGERWGRHWLDVARYADTKGYVFTEDPRFPYSYTYRDYVVRSLNEDVPYDRFLLEQLAADQLGLGDDQRALAGMGFLTVGSRFMHNIHDIIDDRIDVVCRGLMGLTVTCARCHDHKFDPVPMADYYSLYGVFASSVEPSEKPLVAMPEENEAYLKHQAEATMRQQALDGYLATHLEELRSGARTRVAEYLAKAIVGGATPIPEGAMLSLQPDELKPGVTQRWRDYLAETAKAPHAVFAPWHALAALKPEDFLTQAPALVANLPTEVAGGAPPVNRLVKDALVKGPLASMTDVARIYGELLAAIEGQWREAQRVAASAGGEPLKALPDPASEELRQVLYADGAPCMVAKADIEKQYDFFLDRTVANEYNRLKRELEGWKAQSPAEPPRAMTLVDQPTPHEPHIFLRGKPGQAGEMVPRQFLRVLAGPERKPFEHGSGRLDMARAIVAGDNPLTARVMVNRVWMHHFGAPLVNTPSDFGVRCDPPSHPALLDYLAATFRDDGWSLKRLHRRLMLSAVYRQSSAGSADSEQVDPENRLYWRMNRRRLEFESARDSLLAAAGRLDHAIGGRPVALSQQPYSTRRTIYGVIDRGDLPGLYRAFDFAAPDATTPQRPRTTVPQQALFLMNSPFVMEQARGVAARPGVAAAEGSNRVRAMFEAVLGRGATPVEVRQALDFVEQSPPAEAKDPASAWGPWEQLAQVLLETNEFMFVD